A region of Desulfolithobacter dissulfuricans DNA encodes the following proteins:
- a CDS encoding TraV family lipoprotein yields the protein MMNCKHLCKYGLAILASVTLTGCGAALNPYHEDFNCKAPASDGRCLDTPTAYEEAVKINDMVLVDKSDAKIDPEREVQASRYETLAKLLKKPRKPILEPPKVLRVLLLPYKGDGNELFMSRYVYVTVEEARWVLTDRHE from the coding sequence ATGATGAACTGTAAACATCTCTGCAAGTATGGATTGGCGATTCTGGCCTCGGTCACGCTTACCGGGTGCGGTGCAGCGCTGAATCCGTACCACGAGGACTTCAACTGCAAGGCCCCGGCCAGTGACGGGCGGTGCCTCGATACCCCGACAGCTTATGAAGAAGCTGTCAAGATCAACGATATGGTTCTGGTTGATAAATCGGACGCCAAAATTGATCCAGAACGGGAAGTACAGGCCAGCCGGTACGAAACTCTGGCGAAACTTCTGAAAAAACCACGCAAACCGATCCTGGAGCCGCCCAAGGTGCTTCGAGTGCTCCTGCTTCCCTACAAGGGGGATGGCAATGAACTGTTCATGTCCCGTTACGTTTATGTAACCGTGGAAGAGGCACGCTGGGTACTGACTGATCGCCATGAATAG
- a CDS encoding TraB/VirB10 family protein yields MSIKDRFDSLSPGHKKVVVWSMIGAVFLGVTVVGYKASRSGDDAASSASVVKKTREISLEPDLIQKTMLREQRREMDALKKEVEQLRKERENWQATTTPPAETAEETRLPEVPTADQVVNMNGSDKLEPLPLPGSRFPMPPGNTTPPPPPPEEVQVIGAIGVLTNQEAAADVQVAGTDNQKKKKRTVYLPPSFMEARLLTGFDASTAGNGKNNPEPILLRIQTPAVLPNDIKANLRGCFVIAEAVGRLNKERADVRLVSLSCISNEGNAVIDTTIKGFVTDSDSKVGLSGRVVSKMGAATARAVVAGLFDGAGRALQSGTQTQAVSALGVTSVVDTDQLVNASIGGGLSEGANTLSDLYLDMAKQATPVIEVGASKKITVIISEGKELEIKEFKNDEL; encoded by the coding sequence GTGAGCATCAAGGACAGATTTGACAGCCTTTCCCCTGGTCACAAGAAGGTGGTGGTCTGGTCGATGATCGGGGCTGTATTCCTGGGCGTGACGGTTGTCGGCTACAAGGCGTCCCGCTCCGGGGACGATGCAGCGTCATCGGCTTCTGTGGTGAAAAAGACCCGGGAAATTTCCCTGGAGCCGGATTTGATCCAGAAAACCATGCTCCGGGAGCAGCGGCGGGAAATGGACGCCCTGAAAAAGGAGGTGGAACAGCTCAGAAAGGAGCGGGAGAATTGGCAAGCCACTACAACTCCCCCTGCTGAAACTGCCGAGGAAACCAGGCTTCCGGAAGTACCAACCGCCGACCAGGTGGTGAACATGAACGGTTCCGACAAACTGGAGCCTCTGCCGCTGCCCGGAAGCAGGTTTCCCATGCCGCCCGGCAATACCACTCCCCCGCCCCCGCCCCCGGAAGAAGTGCAGGTCATCGGGGCCATCGGTGTGCTGACGAACCAGGAAGCTGCTGCCGACGTCCAGGTGGCCGGGACGGACAATCAAAAAAAAAAGAAACGGACAGTCTATCTGCCTCCTTCCTTTATGGAGGCGAGGCTGCTGACAGGTTTCGACGCTTCTACAGCCGGTAACGGCAAGAACAACCCCGAACCGATCCTTCTCAGGATTCAGACTCCCGCAGTTCTGCCAAACGACATCAAGGCCAATCTGCGCGGCTGCTTTGTTATTGCCGAGGCGGTCGGACGCCTGAACAAGGAACGGGCCGACGTAAGGCTGGTGTCCCTGTCCTGTATCAGCAACGAGGGCAATGCGGTCATCGACACCACCATCAAGGGATTTGTCACTGATTCGGACAGCAAAGTTGGACTTTCCGGCAGGGTGGTCTCCAAGATGGGCGCGGCCACGGCCAGGGCTGTGGTTGCCGGCCTGTTTGACGGAGCAGGGAGAGCGTTGCAGTCAGGTACCCAAACCCAGGCTGTTTCGGCTCTCGGGGTGACATCCGTGGTTGATACGGATCAGCTTGTCAACGCATCCATTGGCGGCGGGTTGTCCGAGGGGGCCAATACTCTGAGTGACCTGTATCTCGACATGGCGAAACAGGCGACCCCAGTGATCGAGGTTGGAGCCTCCAAGAAAATCACCGTCATTATTTCAGAGGGCAAAGAGCTTGAAATTAAAGAGTTTAAGAATGATGAACTGTAA
- a CDS encoding TraC family protein yields the protein MFIELVRNIVFGKYGGMRFADLDEMTRRQSFSNYLNYVSYDPDTKSYLNQDDTVGLLWECSPITFAGTKTIKTMEGLFRAGLPMDSVIQLILHADPHIDPILDQYKQNRVRKHPLITANTEAIMDFFWKGKKGLEACGNIPVRNFRLFVAVKLPRKSREARGALLKDIQRQITETLHAARLYPRHMEPGELLEWCRRLINHYPKDYPDSNFNAYGPNMPIRKQVITSDTVIRDEGEYLRIGDNYFCCTTPKVFPREVDPLQTNTLFGGIWGVTSDADQIKTGFIYAFNIIFEPLNAKLHAKCNLVLNQEAVGSLSPSLRRKQQEYLTATDELERGVQFVKIMPIMWTYAEDPDLAKDSCARVRRIWENNGYVMQQDQVILKILFLATLPFGLYTAGKNLQNINRDFIAPVTSVTPVLPIQGDFNGAGAPKLLFLGRKGQLASLDFFDTGAVNQNIFCCASSGTGKSFQVNFIAFNYYASGALVRIIDIGGSYKKMANMLGARYLDFHPDIPICLNPFTHIVDPNEELKSVAAVFAQMAYSNSDDAKPDDTEMNLIRNAVRWAWKQKQSQADADTVYEFLLRFPDVPDTELSDLADNKELVEVARKLAFNIREFTSQGAHGRFFTGPSTFDIRNDEFVVLELENLKVQPDLYRVVTLLVINAVTQDLYLSDRSRPRLIIFDEAWQFLGRAAMMASVISEGYRRARKYQGSFMVITQSILDLEAFGEVGDVIRGNSAFKIFLESPDFDAAKKKGLIDYDDFTMNLLKSVKSNPPSYSELFFDTPFGTGVLRLTVNRYAYYIYTSKASEIAQIESMVKDGKTYDEAIREMLRRDKLRDNSGDSSPDTDHINLP from the coding sequence ATGTTTATAGAGCTGGTACGCAATATCGTTTTTGGTAAATACGGGGGAATGCGTTTCGCTGACCTGGATGAAATGACCAGGAGGCAGTCGTTTTCCAACTACCTGAATTACGTTTCCTATGATCCGGACACGAAATCCTACCTGAACCAGGACGATACCGTAGGGCTGCTATGGGAATGCAGCCCGATCACCTTTGCCGGGACCAAGACCATCAAGACCATGGAGGGGCTGTTTCGGGCCGGGTTGCCAATGGATTCAGTAATTCAGCTCATCCTCCACGCCGACCCGCATATTGATCCTATCCTGGACCAATACAAACAGAACAGAGTCAGGAAACATCCCCTGATTACCGCCAATACCGAAGCAATTATGGACTTCTTCTGGAAGGGTAAGAAGGGACTTGAGGCGTGTGGTAATATCCCGGTACGCAATTTCCGTCTGTTTGTTGCCGTCAAACTGCCCCGGAAAAGCCGGGAGGCCAGGGGTGCTCTTCTCAAAGACATCCAGCGGCAGATAACGGAGACACTTCATGCGGCCAGGCTCTATCCAAGACACATGGAACCCGGCGAGCTGCTTGAATGGTGCCGCCGGCTTATCAACCATTATCCGAAAGACTACCCGGACTCCAATTTCAATGCCTATGGCCCGAATATGCCTATCCGGAAACAGGTTATCACCAGTGACACTGTGATCCGGGATGAGGGCGAGTACCTGAGAATCGGGGATAATTATTTCTGCTGTACCACGCCCAAGGTGTTTCCCAGGGAAGTTGATCCGCTCCAGACCAACACACTGTTCGGTGGAATATGGGGCGTGACTTCGGATGCTGACCAGATCAAGACAGGTTTCATCTATGCGTTCAATATAATTTTCGAACCACTGAACGCCAAGCTCCATGCCAAATGTAACCTCGTCCTGAACCAGGAGGCCGTTGGATCGCTCTCCCCGTCGCTCAGGCGAAAACAGCAGGAATATCTGACCGCCACCGATGAGCTGGAACGGGGAGTTCAGTTCGTGAAAATCATGCCGATAATGTGGACCTATGCCGAAGACCCCGACCTGGCCAAGGATTCATGTGCGCGTGTACGAAGGATTTGGGAAAACAACGGCTATGTAATGCAGCAGGATCAGGTTATCCTGAAAATTCTTTTCCTGGCGACACTTCCCTTCGGCCTTTATACCGCAGGCAAAAATCTTCAGAATATCAATCGGGATTTCATAGCCCCTGTAACGTCCGTCACCCCTGTTCTGCCGATACAGGGCGACTTCAACGGGGCCGGGGCACCAAAACTTCTTTTCCTGGGCAGAAAGGGTCAACTGGCAAGCCTGGACTTTTTCGATACAGGCGCGGTCAACCAGAATATCTTCTGCTGTGCTTCATCCGGCACCGGCAAGTCGTTCCAGGTAAACTTCATCGCTTTCAACTATTACGCCAGCGGAGCGCTGGTGCGGATAATCGACATTGGCGGTTCGTACAAGAAAATGGCAAATATGCTCGGTGCCCGTTACCTGGATTTTCACCCGGATATTCCCATTTGCCTCAACCCGTTTACCCATATCGTTGACCCGAACGAAGAGCTGAAAAGCGTAGCAGCGGTTTTCGCCCAGATGGCCTATTCCAACTCGGATGACGCCAAGCCGGACGATACCGAAATGAACCTGATCCGCAATGCCGTGCGCTGGGCCTGGAAGCAGAAACAGAGCCAGGCCGACGCTGACACCGTGTACGAGTTTCTCCTGCGATTCCCTGACGTACCGGACACCGAGCTGTCCGACCTGGCGGATAACAAGGAGCTGGTGGAAGTGGCCAGGAAACTGGCTTTCAATATCCGGGAGTTTACCAGCCAGGGTGCCCATGGCCGTTTTTTTACAGGACCGAGCACCTTTGACATTCGCAATGACGAGTTTGTCGTGCTGGAGCTGGAAAACCTCAAGGTGCAGCCCGACCTGTACCGGGTTGTCACTCTGCTTGTCATCAACGCAGTCACCCAGGACCTCTACCTGTCGGACCGTTCCCGGCCACGGCTCATTATATTCGATGAAGCCTGGCAGTTCCTTGGCCGGGCGGCCATGATGGCATCGGTGATAAGCGAGGGTTACCGCCGGGCCCGGAAGTACCAGGGCAGCTTCATGGTTATCACCCAGTCAATTCTCGATCTCGAAGCCTTCGGGGAAGTGGGAGATGTTATCAGGGGTAATTCCGCTTTTAAAATCTTCCTGGAATCACCGGATTTCGACGCCGCAAAGAAGAAGGGTCTCATTGACTATGATGATTTCACCATGAACCTGCTGAAGAGCGTGAAAAGCAACCCGCCAAGCTATTCCGAGCTGTTTTTTGATACTCCGTTTGGAACTGGCGTACTTCGCCTTACTGTAAATCGTTACGCTTATTACATCTATACATCAAAGGCGAGCGAGATTGCACAAATCGAGAGCATGGTGAAAGACGGGAAAACCTATGATGAAGCGATTCGTGAAATGTTACGGCGAGATAAATTGCGCGATAATAGCGGCGACAGCAGCCCTGACACTGACCATATCAACCTGCCCTGA
- a CDS encoding HD-GYP domain-containing protein, which translates to MNSQLREVINVLAEVVDAKDKYTIGHSQAVATKAKVVGHCLGLDSQQLDKLEVAAFMHDLGKIGIPDIILAKPDKLSREEFNVVKKHPVLTRKILEPLNSLSNHVILGAIHHHERLNGTGYPFGLANGQISKFGRIIAVVDVFDALTSDRPYRNALSERESLRIVWNGAGELYDFDVVHCLIKSVDNGLI; encoded by the coding sequence ATGAATAGTCAGCTCAGGGAAGTAATAAATGTCCTGGCAGAAGTTGTTGATGCCAAAGACAAGTACACAATCGGGCACTCCCAGGCGGTGGCGACCAAAGCAAAAGTCGTTGGTCATTGTCTCGGACTTGACAGCCAGCAGCTCGATAAGCTGGAGGTGGCCGCTTTCATGCACGATCTTGGCAAGATCGGCATACCTGACATAATCCTGGCCAAGCCGGACAAGCTCTCCCGTGAAGAGTTCAATGTCGTCAAGAAACACCCGGTGTTGACCCGCAAGATACTTGAACCTTTAAACAGCCTGTCAAACCACGTCATTCTCGGGGCAATACATCATCACGAACGCCTGAACGGTACCGGATACCCGTTTGGCCTGGCGAACGGCCAGATATCCAAATTCGGACGAATCATTGCTGTTGTGGATGTGTTCGACGCCCTCACTTCGGACAGGCCCTATCGCAATGCCTTGTCAGAGAGGGAATCGCTGCGGATCGTATGGAACGGCGCTGGAGAACTGTACGATTTCGATGTGGTTCACTGCCTGATCAAATCAGTTGATAACGGATTGATATAA